One genomic region from Pararge aegeria chromosome 14, ilParAegt1.1, whole genome shotgun sequence encodes:
- the LOC120629338 gene encoding uncharacterized protein LOC120629338 gives MTEIENNHLALERSQLELEQIMQDGNHGTDAPILSPVQIQQEYFENLPEYDWVKYELSNRKYLLQNIAFALFGSPSLEGDMFDPSLENSHLEGYTSRQKERVMNVYEKLCEQSKYSQNSEDIFMSVLLIVCAKPKPVKFYKIEPSNHWLDLHQRTDTDIWCTAVFRVRKCIPTLVGAKTCKVYVDENARVYQDWDSYLTNNTLPKCVIIAPQDGEYQGVIQEGEETFAVKLTVTPSASLGLTARVLSSVDTASTVASIGAVGVLGVAAFTPIGPAVLIGATVATVATGIYGLVRSSLHLHDRRVHEQTISPTDAEARGSWLNIAASSVGLAAGAASGLLSKSAAAGTNLSKTGQVLAVSVEVLRHANLVTGGAGVLNSLIHIILKYRKHGEAPTTLELFQFSAATLFFCHAVVSNRTAQNIIEDAQATTINEYRTSLRSNRHRKMFDKISAESRRVQGAVQGNTEVIKGIKNILNKDQYFADVLKINKDVNQHKLRISMTSDGQVNLNSMHKFNPSELYNLGKEGRAQLFSSLGTASVNTSNVPTRITPSTTAVTGYLDGEEEPRGMLVGIHPGEIIRIGTLLVRVSASGAENVALLLENLSQDVYANLMTVAFNVLSNLVPEEIARLRLLSPDEDLIVQTVKFVFNYLRHQRPFGDPSRETDNGIMVVLAEFFQNGMIRQDTILHLKDQLLNWVDSEIHQRRQQYPNKKSIVCAKCNGILFV, from the exons ATGACCGAAATTGAAAACAATCACCTGGCTCTGGAACGATCGCAATTAGAGTTGGAACAAATCATGCAAGATGGGAACCATGGAACTGATGCACCAATTTTATCACCGGTACAAATTCAACAGgaatattttgaaaatctcCCTGAATATGATTGGGTCAA gtaTGAACTCAGCAATCGTAAATACCTGTTACAAAATATAGCGTTTGCCTTGTTTGGCAGTCCAAGCTTAGAAGGAGATATGTTTGATCCTTCTTTAGAAAATTCTCATCTTGAAGGCTACACCTCTCGGCAAAAAGAACGGGTCATGaatgtttatgaaaaattatgtGAACAAA gTAAATACTCGCAAAACAGTGAAGACATTTTCATGTCTGTGTTATTAATTGTTTGCGCAAAACCTAAGCCTGTGAAATTCTATAAGATAGAACCATCCAACCATTGGTTGGACTTACACCAACGGACTGATACTGATATTTGGTGTACTGCTGTGTTTCGCGTGAGAAAATGTATCCCTACATTAGTTGGAG ctAAAACATGTAAAGTTTATGTTGATGAAAATGCAAGAGTTTACCAGGACTGGGATTCTTACTTGACCAACAACACTTTACCTAAGTGTGTTATCATTGCTCCACAAGATGGAGAATATCAGGGTGTAATACAAGAG GGAGAAGAAACATTTGCTGTCAAGTTAACCGTCACACCATCTGCATCATTAGGACTGACTGCAAGAGTGCTAAGTTCCGTTGACACAGCAAGCACAGTGGCTTCGATAGGAGCAGTGGGGGTTCTCGGTGTTGCTGCCTTCACACCTATTGGCCCTGCTGTGCTTATTGGAGCAACTGTGGCCACGGTCGCTACAGGCATATACGGCCTTGTAAGGTCTTCATTGCATTTACACGATAGACGAGTGCATGAGCAG ACCATAAGTCCAACAGATGCAGAAGCGCGAGGTAGTTGGCTGAATATAGCCGCTTCAAGCGTTGGCCTAGCCGCCGGCGCTGCCAGTGGCTTGCTTTCCAAATCAGCAGCGGCTGGCACTAATTTGTCCAAA acTGGTCAAGTTTTGGCAGTATCGGTAGAAGTACTCCGACACGCGAACTTAGTCACCGGCGGTGCAGGCGTCCTCAACAGTTTGATACATATAATACTTAAG TACCGCAAGCACGGTGAAGCGCCAACAACGCTAGAACTGTTCCAATTCTCGGCGGCGACACTCTTCTTCTGCCACGCCGTGGTTTCCAACCGCACGGCGCAGAATATCATCGAAGACGCACAAGCTACCACCATCAACGAATACCGCACCTCCCTCAGAAGTAACAGACATAG GAAAATGTTCGACAAAATCAGCGCGGAATCCCGTAGAGTTCAAGGTGCCGTACAAGGTAACACCGAAGTTATAAAAGGTATCAAGAACATCTTGAACAAAGACCAGTATTTCGCGGAcgtgctaaaaataaataaagatgtcAACCAGCACAAACTCAGGATATCAATGACCTCTGATGGCCAAGTGAATTTGAACTCCATGCACAAATTCAATCCTTCGGAATTGTATAACTTAGGTAAAGAGGGTAGGGCGCAATTATTCTCTTCTCTAGGTACGGCGTCTGTTAATACCAGTAATGTACCCACTCGTATCACACCATCGACTACAGCAGTTACTGGTTATCTGGACGGGGAAGAAGAACCTAGAGGTATGTTGGTGGGAATACATCCTGGGGAAATCATACGGATTGGGACATTACTAGTAAGAGTTAGCGCTTCTGGTGCTGAAAATGTTGCCTTACTGCTAGAGAACCTGAGCCAAGATGTCTATGCGAATTTAATGACAGTAGCTTTCAATGTTCTATCTAACCTGGTGCCGGAAGAGATCGCAAGGTTAAGACTCTTGAGCCCAGATGAAGATCTGATAGTGCAAACTGTGAAATTTGTGTTTAACTACCTGAGACACCAAAGGCCTTTCGGCGATCCGAGCCGCGAAACGGACAACGGTATAATGGTTGTTCTAGCGGAGTTCTTTCAAAATGGAATGATACGCCAAGATACCATATTGCACTTGAAGGATCAACTTTTGAATTGGGTGGACAGTGAAATACACCAAAGAAGACAGCAGTATCCAAACAAAAAAAGCATTGTATGCGCCAAATGTAAtggaattttatttgtttaa